The stretch of DNA CGCCGTCGGCAAGCGTCGGGTCCGTCGTGATCACGGCCTCCGGCATGCCGTTCATCGGGCGCGGATAAGCCGGCCGCTCCACGCTTCCGGAGGGCCCGTTGAGGCTCCCACGCTAAAGCGGCAGCAGCCCGGACAGGTCGGCGCGCAGTCCCGAGGCGGCCACCCTGCCGCTGCTGACGGCGTCGGCCCAGCTCAGGTGTCCGCAGACCATGGCAAGCCACGTGGCGGCGTCGCACTCGATGACGTTCGGGGGAGTGCCGCGGGTGTGGCGCGGACCCTGCACGCACTGGGTCACACCGAACGGCGGGACCCGGACCTCGACGGAATTGCCGGGTGCCCGGGCGGTGACCTCCTCAAGTGAGTAGCGCACCGCCGTCGCGATTGTGATGCGGGGGACGGTGCCCGCATTGCCCGGGGTGGCATCCGGGGTGCCGGCCTGACGCCAGGCGGCCAGCGCCGAGCGGCCTTCCTCGACTGCAATCCGGCGTCGTTGAATTGCCACGGTCCCGCCTAGTCCAGCAGCGCCGAGACAGCGCGCCCCAAGCGGATTTTGCCCACTTGCCGGCCGCCGCCCAGCACAGGGTCCACAACTTTCTCCAGCACGCTGGAGACCTCCGGGATTTCGACGGCGCCGGCGGCCGCGAGCATCGTAAGGCCCACCAGCGTCGTGGCGCGGATGTTGCCGTCGAGGACCTTGACGGCAACGGAGACGCCCTGGCTCGTGGCCATCACCAGGACGCCCTCGGCGCCGATCTTGGCGAGGACCCCGAGCTCGTCCATGACGATGGTGTTCGACTCGCCGCGGCCCTGCACCGCCCACGGGTAGTCAAGCATGGACGTGGCGATGGTGGCGGCCCGGGCGTTAGAGTGTTTGTCCCCGGGGGCCTTGGCCAGCTGTGAGTATGCCCGTGCCAGACCCGTCAGCGATACGGCCGCCACCGGGGCGCCGCAGCCGTCGATCCCGAGGTGGGCGATGCTTTCGCCGCAGTACTCCTCGATGACAGACCGGATCCGCTGCTGCAGGGGATGGTTCGGTTCCAGGTAGCTGTGGGTGTCCCAGCCGTTCTCCGTGCAGGCCCACAGGAAGGCGGCGTGCTTGCCGGAGCAGTTGAAGGCCAGACGCGACTTGCCGCGTTCGGAGTGCACCAGCCAGTTCCTGGCGGTTTCGTCCTGCGGCCAGTCCGCCGGGCACTGCAGCTGTTCTTCCTTCACCCCGGCGGCCTTGAGCATGCCCTCGACCACATCCATGTGATCCAGGGAGCCGACGTGGCTGCCGCAGGCAATCGCCACCTGCGCTCCGCGGAGGGGGACGCCGGACTGCATCGCCGCCAAGGCCTGCAGCGGCTTGAGGGTTGACCGGGCGAAGATCGGGTTGGTGATGTCGCCGAGTTCGGTCACCACGGTGCCGTCGGCGGCCAGCACGACGGCGGAGCCGATGTGGCGGGACTCAACGAAACCGCTGCGTTCCACCACTGCCAGTTCGACGGCGGACTCGACGGTGAAGGTGGCGTGCGAATTCAGGGGCATATCGCAAGTCTATGGTGCCTCCGGGGATACTCCCGTTATTGCACGGTCACCATGACCGACTGCCAGCCCGAGGCGCCGTCGGGAACCGGATCAGCACGTTTTCCCGTCTGGACTTCACCCGTGCCATCCGTGGCCCGGGCTTTCAGGTAGTGCGGACCCGGAGTCGCGTCCCAGTCGAAAGACCACTGCCGCCATGTGATGAGCGAGGCTTCGTCGGAGAGCGTCGCCTCGGTCCAGGGGCCGTCGTCGACCTGGACCTCGACCTTGGTGATGCCGCGGGTCTGGGCCCAGGCGGTGCCGCCGATAGCCACCCGCCCGGCGGGGACCTGGGCGAAGGACTTGGGAACTTCAATGCGGGCCATGGTCTTGATGGGGCCGTGCTCGGACCAGCCGCGCTGGGTCCAGTACGCCTTGCTGTCTGCAAAGCGGGTGACCTCAAGGTCCACCACCCACTTGGTGGCCGAGACGAAACCATAGAGCCCGGGCACCACCATGCGCACCGGGTAGCCGTGTTCGAGCGGGAGGGCCTCGCCGTTCATCCCGATGGCCAGCATGGCGTCACGGTCATCCTGCAGCACCTCCAGCGGCGTCGAAGCGCTGAAGCCGTCGATCGAGGTGGAGAGCACCATGTCCGCGCCATCCTTCGGTCCGGCCATCCGGAGCACCTCCCGGATGGGCAGGCCGAGCCACTTCGCGTTGCCGGCGAGGTTACCTCCTACCGGATTGGAGACGCAGGTCAGGCTTACGTGCGATTCGATCAGCTCGGCGTCGAGCAGGTCCTGGAAGGTGAGTCGGACCTCCCGCTCGACGAGCCCGTGGACGCGCAGCTCCCAGTCCCGGGCGTTGATTTCAGGCACGCTAAGGGCGGTGTCAATGCGGTAGAAATCCTTGTTGGGTGTCAGCCATGGTGTGACGCCCGGCGCCTTGGACTGCACGCCGGCGGGCACCGGTTGGGCCGCCCTGGCCGGCGCGGGCAGCTTGAGGGATTCGCGGGCCTGGGTCACGTTGCTGCGGGCTGCGCTGAGCAGGCGGCCCCCGGCCGCGGCGACGGCCGAGGCCGTCACGGTGATGCCGATCCCGCCGAAGAAGGCGCGCCGGCTGGTGGCGGGCCGGTCCGGTTCTTTCGCGGCGGCGTCGGCGGCCACGTCCGGCCATGCCCGCATCCGCCATAGCCGGCTGACCAGAAGCCGGAGCACGATGAGCCCGGCGGCTGTGCCGATCAGCGAGGGAATCGCGTCCAGCGGCCTGACGCTCGCCCGGGTGACCACGCTGGCCACGATTACGGTTCCCAGTAACAGCACGCCTGCTACGCCCAGGGCCCACTTGCGGTAAGCGACGACGCCGAGCACGCAGGCGAGCACCAGGATGGTCACCGCCATGCCGACGAATAGCGCGGCCTTGTCGTTGGTCCCGAAGGTGGCGATCGCGAAGTCCTTCATCCATGGCGGCGTGAAATCGATGAAGGTGGACCCAAGGGCGATCAGCGGTGTTGCCCGGGCCGTGAAGAAGGCGCCGACCAGTTCGGCCACGGACAGGACCACCCCCGCCGCCGCCACGCCGGCCAGGGCTGTGGCGGCCCCATGCCGCTGCCGGGGCTGCTGCGGGGACGGCTTCTGGGTGCTGGGCTTCTTCATACAGGCTCTTCGTAGCTGCAGGCCCCGCGGATTGTCCCTGCCCCACCGGACATGCCCTCCGCTCACGCCTAGGAGTGGACATATCCCGTGGTCACGGGCCTGAAGACTGGGCATGTTCTCCCGCTGCGTCCAGGGATGGGCATCATGCCATTGTGCCCGTTGCTCGCGGCAAGGACTGGGCTTGCCCCGCGCTCGCGGCAAGGACTGGGCTTGCCCCGCGCTCGCGGCAAGGACTGGGCATGCCCCGCGCTCGCGGCAAGGACTGGGCATGTCCCGTGACGATGCGCGCCAAGACTGGGCATGTCCAGCGGCGGTCACAGCTTAGGAGCCTGCCCAGTCCACAAAGTACCCTTGAGAACTGTGAAGGTACTCGTCATCGGCCCCGGCGGCCGCGAACACGCCATTGTCCGATCCCTGCTCGCCGACCCCAACGTTTCGGAGGTCCATGCGGCCCCGGGCAACGCCGGCATCAGCAAGCTGGTCCCCACGCACGCGATCGACGCGAACGACCCCGACGCCGTCGCCGCCCTGGCCACCAGGCTCTCGGTCGACCTCGTCGTCGTAGGACCCGAGGCCCCGCTCGCGGCGGGCGTCTCCGATGCCGTGCGCGATGCGGGCATCCTGGTGTTCGGGCCGAGCCAGGCCGCCGCCCAGCTGGAAGCGTCCAAGGCGTTTGCCAAGGAAGTCATGGCTGAAGCCGGAGTCCCCACCGCCATGGCGCGGGTTGCGGGCACCGCGGAGGAGGCCGCCGATGCGCTCGACACCTTCGGCGCTCCCTACGTGGTGAAGGATGACGGGCTTGCGGCGGGCAAGGGCGTGGTGGTCACCAACAGCCGCGACGAGGCCCTTGCCCACGCGCAGAGCTGCTTTGACGCCGGCGGCACGGTGGTGATCGAGGAGTTCCTGGACGGCCCCGAGGTTTCGGTATTCGTCCTCTGCGACGGCAGCAACACCGTCGCGTTGTCCCCGGCGCAGGACTTCAAGCGGATTTACGACAACGACGAAGGCCCCAACACCGGCGGCATGGGCGCCTACACCCCGCTGGAGTGGGCCCCCGAAGGCCTCGTCCAGGAGGTTCTCGACCGCATCGCGCAGCCCACCGTCAATCAGATGGCCCACCGCGGTACGCCGTTCGTCGGCGTGCTCTTCGTCGGCCTGGCCCTCACCGCCCGGGGCACCCGCGTCATCGAATTCAACGTCCGCTTCGGCGATCCGGAGACCCAGGCTGTCCTGGCCCGGCTCAAGACCCCGCTCGGCGGCCTGCTGATGGCGGCTGCGAAGGGCGAACTGGACAAGGTCCAGCCGCTGCGCTGGTCCAAGGACTCCGCCGTCGCCGTCGTGGTCGCCGCGGAAAACTACCCGGCAGCCCCGCGGACCGGTGACCGGATCCGTGGGTTAAAAAAGGTCGAAGCGATCGAGGGCGTCCACGTCATCCACGCCGGCACCAAGCTCGACGCCGAGGGCAAGGTGGTGTCCGCAGGCGGCCGCGTCCTCGCCGTGGTGGCGCTGGGAACCGACCTTGTCGAGGCCCGGGAACGGGCGTACGACGGCGTCGAACTGGTCCAGCTGGAGGGCGGCCAGTTCCGCACTGATATCGCCGGCAAGGCGGCCCGCGGAGAAATCAAAGTCAAAACGGCCGGCGTTCCTGCCGCGACGAAAGCGAAGGCCTGAGCATGACCGGCTCCGATTCCTCCCTGTCCGGCGACGCGCCGAAGGGCCTGGATACCGCCACCCTGGAGCTGCCGGGCTGGAAGCACGTCTACTCCGGCAAAGTCCGGGACCTGTACGTTCCGGCGGATGAGGCCATCACCGAGCGGATGGGACGCGACTGCGTCCTGGTGGTGGCGAGCGACCGGATCAGTGCCTTCGACCATGTCCTCGCCAGCGAGATCCCGGACAAGGGCCGCATCCTCACCCAGCTGAGCCTCTGGTGGTTCGACCAGCTCGGCGTGGAGCACCACGTGCTCGCGTCCACGGTCGACGGCGGTGTCCCCGCCGCTGTGGAGGGACGGGCGATGATCTGCAAGAAGCTGGACATGTTCCCCGTCGAGTGCATCGCCCGCGGCTATCTCACCGGCTCCGGACTCGCGGAATACCGGCAGACCCGCACGGTGTGCAGCATCGCGCTGCCGGAGGGCCTCGTCGACGGATCCCGGCTCGACCCGGCGATCTTCACGCCTTCGGCCAAGGCCGAGGTGGGCGAGCACGATGAGAACATCACCTACGACGCCGTCGTTCAGATGGTGGGCGACGACGTCGCGGCGCGGCTGCGCGAGCTCACTCTGGAGATCTACACCAAGGCGGAGGCCACCGCGCGGGGCCGCGGCATCATCCTGGCCGACACCAAGGTGGAGTTTGGTGTGGACGCCGCCACCGGCGCCATCACCCTTGGCGACGAGGTGCTGACCCCGGACTCCTCCCGGTTCTGGGACGCAGCCACCTACGAGCCCGGCCAAGCCCAGCCGTCCTACGACAAGCAGTACGTCCGCGACTGGCTGACCTCGGCCGCGTCCGGCTGGGACAAGTCCTCCGACGTGCCCCCGCCTCCGCTGCCGGCCGACGTCGTGGCCCGCACACGGAGCCGCTATGTCGAGGCCTACGAAAAGCTCACGGGCCGGACGTTCGTCTAGCCTGCTGCTAGGCTTCGGCCGACGCGGCAGCCGCGGCGCGGCGCTGCGCCAGCCGGATTTCCAGCACGGCATCCATGGCCTGCTGGACCCGGTCGGAGGCGCCGGCGGCGCTGAACTCTTTCTGGGCCTCCTCGAGGTAGACGAGGGCATCGGACGCTTCCCCGGCGGCTTTGAGGGCCTTTCCCAGCAGCAGCGACACCTCCCCGGCGGTGTGCTGGGCCAGTGCGTCGCGCTCGGCATGGATCTCGCGGAGCTTCTGTACGGCCGCGACAATGTCACCGGTCAGGTAGAGCCAGCGGGCGCGGATGAACGCGACCTCGAGCTCGTCCGTCCGGGTGCCGCCCACGATCGAAAGCGCCAGCTCGGCCCGTTCGATCGAGGACAGGGTCTCCGGTTCGACAATCCCGGAGGACAGCCGGACGGCGGCCGACGCCTTATTGAACCGTGCCCAAAGATCGATGTCATTGGCGGGGGAGAGCAGCCTGGCGGCGCGCTCGTGATACTTGACCCCTTCCGCATAGTCGTGCCGCATGAAGGCGACATTCCCGATGACCCAGGCGACTTCGCCGGCGAGCTGCGTCATGGAATGCTCGTTCATCCGCTCGTTCATGTCCTGGCAGTACTCCCAGGCCTCATCGAGCCGGCCGCTCTCGGCCAGGGCGCCAATGAGCGCCCGCAGCGCGCCGATGATCATCGTCGAGTCCTGGGGCAGTCCGGCGCAGAGGCGTACGGCCTCCTGCGCGTGGCTGACGGCGGTGGTCAGCTGCCCCTGCCCCTGTGCGGCCGCGGCGAGCATCTGCTGGGCCCTGACGCCCAGCCCGGCCGATTCCGCGGCCATGGGGTGGTCCAGCAGGTGCTGGACGACGTTCTTGCACTCCTGCCACAGCCCCTGCTTGATGAGGCATTCGGCCTGCATGTACGTCATGTTCCACCAGGCGCTGGTGTTTTTTGCGTCCTGGGCAATACGGGCGGCGGCCGCGGCGTGGGTTGCCGCCACCGGATAATCGCGGAGATCCCAGGCCTGCCTGGCATACAGTCCGGCGAGGACATACTCCGCGTCGCTCACGGACACGGGCTGGCTCCAGGCCTCCAGTGCTTTGGGTGCGAGTTCGAGCCTGTGGGCCAGCTCCTCTATGACGTCCGCGGTCGGCTCGCGGCGCCCGGTTTCCAGCAATGAGATGTAGCTGGGTGAGTACAGGTCCTTGCCCAGCTCCGCCTGGGTCAAGCCCCGATCCAGCCGTTCCGCGCGGAGCTTTTCCCCAAATCCGTTCCCCACGGACGCCTCCTAATCCCGGACAATCTTTGTACTAAATCCTTGACAGGCTCTGTGGAAATCATTTTACAATGTGTGTCAACAAGCTAGTGCCGATTTGTTTAAGACCCGACCCCTAGTGAGGATCTCTATGTTGAAGAAGATAGCAGCCGGTGCCGTTCTGGCCGGCGCCCTGGCTTTCTCCGCGGCGGCTCCGGCTGTTCTGTCCGCCGCCACCATCGCCGACAACGCAGGCATCACGGCAGTCGGCAACTGGCCGGATCCGATGAAGGCGCCGCAGGCGGTCGGCAACTGGCCGGACCCGATGACCAACTCCACCAACGTCGGCAACTGGCCTGATCCCATGTAGCTCTTCAGCCAGGCGTGACAGCCCCGGGACATGCGCAAACCATGTCCCGGGGCTGTTTCTTTTTGCTCCGGGACCCAGGCTGCTACCCGGGCGGCACGCAAAGAAGAGGGCCTTCCGGATGGAAGACCCTCTTCTTGATTGGTCGGGATGACAGGATTTGAACCTGCGACCTCGTCGTCCCGAACGACGCGCGCTACCAAGCTGCGCCACATCCCGATCCGCTGCTGCAAAAGCAACTTCACAAGAGTATCCGATGTGTGCCCCGGATGGGAAATCGGCCGGGAACGCGTCCGGCCACGCGGCGTCCGAACGACGAGGCCCGCGGCCGCGGCCGGCGGTTCACACCAGCGAATCCCGCCATGCCCCGTGGAGCCTGGCGAAGCGCCCGCAGCCGCCGATCAGCTGCTCCGGCGTTCCGTCCTCGACCACGCGCCCGTCGTGCACCACCAGGACCCGGGCGGCGGTCTCCACCGTGGACAGCCGGTGCGCGATGATGAGCGCGGTCCGGCCGTCGTGGCTGCCGTTGCCCTGCAGGAGCCGGGCAAGGCCGTTCTGCACGAGCCGTTCGGACGGGATGTCCAGCGAGGACGTCGCCTCATCGAGGATCAACACGGCCGGGCGCGCCAGGAAGGCCCGGGCGAAGCTGATCAGCTGGCGCTGCCCGGCGGAGACCCGGCCGCCGCGCTTGTTGACGTCGGTGTCGTAGCCCTCCGGGAGTTCCTGGATGAACTCGTGGGCCCCCACGGCCCGGGCGGCATCCTCGATCTCCTGCCGCGAGGCCTCGGGCCGGCCCAGGGCGATGTTGTCCGCCACGGAGCCGCTGAACAGGAACGCCTCCTGGGTGACCATCACGATGTTCCGCCGCAGGTCCGCCGTCGCGAGCTGGCGCAGGTCGACGCCGTCGAGCGAGAGGGACCCGGAGGTGACGTCATAGAACCGGGCAATGAGCTTGGCGAGGGTCGATTTGCCGGCTCCGGTCTGGCCGACCAGGGCCACGGTCTGGCCGGCGGGGATGTGCAGGTCCAGGGTCGGGATGACCACCGGACCGTCACCGTAGCGGAATTCAACCCCGCTGAAGTCGATGGTGCCCTTCGCGTCGCGGAGTGCCACCGGGTTCTCGGGCGGCCGGACGGTGGGGATTTCCTCCAGCAGGCCGGACACCTTCTCCAGCGCGGCCTGGGCGCTCTGGAAGGAGTTGTAGAACATCGCCATCTGGTCGACGGGCTGGAAGAAGCGTTTGGTGGACAGGATCAGGGCCAGCAGCACGCCGACGGCGAGCTCCCCGCCCAGCACCCGGAAGCCGCCGAAGAGCAGCACGACGGCGACGCAGACGTTGCCGATCAGCACCAGGCCGGGCTGGAAGATGCCGTTGAGGTTGATCGACCGGACGGTGACCTTGCGGTAGTCGTCGGCGAGTTCCGAGTAGCGGGCCGAGTTCTCGCGTTCTTTGCGGAAGGCCTTGACGGCGCGGATGCCGGTCATGGTCTCGACGAAGTGCACGATCAGCCGAGCGGACACCACGCGCGATTCGCGGAAGACTATCTGGGAGTGGTTCTGGTACCAGCGGGCCAGGAAGTACATCGGAACGCCTGCTGCCAGCACCAGCAGGCCGCTGCGCCAGTCCAGGGCGAACACCGTTGCGGCCGTGAACACCATGAACAACAGCCCGGACGCGAGGGAACTGACCCCGGAGTCCAGCAGCTCCCGGAGGGCCTCGAGGTCCGAGGTCTGCCGGGCGATGATCCGCCCCGAGGTGTACTTCTCGTGGAACTCCAGGCTCAGCCGCTGCGTCTGCCGGAAAACCCGGACGCGCAGGTCGAGCAGCATCGCCTGGCTGAGCTTCGCCGTCGAGGTCACATACAAAGCCGTGAGGCCCGCGGTCGCGAGGGCGGCCGCAAGGTAGGAGGCACCGGTGAGCGCCAGCGGGAGGCTGTCACCGGCCCGGAGGGCGGGGAGGGCCCGGTCGATGCCGAAGGCGATCAGCGCCGGGCCTGCCGCCCGCGCCGCCTGGGACAGCACGACGGCGGCGATGGTCAGCCAGAAGCGGCGGAGGACCGGCCGGATCAAGGACCGCAGCAAGGCCAGGGAGCGGCGCCGGACGGTCCTGCTCTCGCTCTTGGACAGGTGCGCGTTGTCCTCGTTTGCGGTGCCGAAAGTGGCGCTGCTCATCGGGAGATCTCCTCCGCGTCGAGGTCTGACAGGTCCGGGTCGTGCAGTTCCGAGTCCAGGTCCCGGGGCTCGGGGTCCAGGCTGGCGATGACGTAGCGGTAGTGGCTGTCCCGCGCCAGCAGCTCGGCGTGGGTCCCGACGGCGGCGATCCGGCCGTCCTTGAGAAGCGCCACCCGGTCCGCCAGCGCCACGGTGGACGGGCGGTGGGCGACGATCAACGTGGTGGTGTCCGCAAGGACCTCCCGCAGCCTGTGCTCGACCCGTTCCTCCGTGTTGACGTCCAGAGCGGACAGCGGATCGTCGAGGACCAGCACCTTGGGGCGGGCAGCGATGGCGCGGGCCAGGGCGATGCGCTGGCGTTGGCCGCCGGAGAGGCTGAGTCCTTCCTCGCCGATCAGCGTGTCCACCCCGTCGGGCAGCGAGTAGGCGAAGTGGGCCTGCGCGACGTCGAGCGCTTCTTCCAGCGCCTCGTCGCGGTTCGCTTCCTCGCGGTGCGCCTCCGAGCTGGCGCCCGGGGCGCCGAGGAGGACGTTGTGCCGCACCGAACTGGAGAACAGGGTGGTGTCTTCGAAGGCCACTGCGACGACGGTGC from Arthrobacter sp. B3I9 encodes:
- a CDS encoding sterol carrier family protein is translated as MAIQRRRIAVEEGRSALAAWRQAGTPDATPGNAGTVPRITIATAVRYSLEEVTARAPGNSVEVRVPPFGVTQCVQGPRHTRGTPPNVIECDAATWLAMVCGHLSWADAVSSGRVAASGLRADLSGLLPL
- a CDS encoding asparaginase → MPLNSHATFTVESAVELAVVERSGFVESRHIGSAVVLAADGTVVTELGDITNPIFARSTLKPLQALAAMQSGVPLRGAQVAIACGSHVGSLDHMDVVEGMLKAAGVKEEQLQCPADWPQDETARNWLVHSERGKSRLAFNCSGKHAAFLWACTENGWDTHSYLEPNHPLQQRIRSVIEEYCGESIAHLGIDGCGAPVAAVSLTGLARAYSQLAKAPGDKHSNARAATIATSMLDYPWAVQGRGESNTIVMDELGVLAKIGAEGVLVMATSQGVSVAVKVLDGNIRATTLVGLTMLAAAGAVEIPEVSSVLEKVVDPVLGGGRQVGKIRLGRAVSALLD
- a CDS encoding molybdopterin-dependent oxidoreductase, with translation MKKPSTQKPSPQQPRQRHGAATALAGVAAAGVVLSVAELVGAFFTARATPLIALGSTFIDFTPPWMKDFAIATFGTNDKAALFVGMAVTILVLACVLGVVAYRKWALGVAGVLLLGTVIVASVVTRASVRPLDAIPSLIGTAAGLIVLRLLVSRLWRMRAWPDVAADAAAKEPDRPATSRRAFFGGIGITVTASAVAAAGGRLLSAARSNVTQARESLKLPAPARAAQPVPAGVQSKAPGVTPWLTPNKDFYRIDTALSVPEINARDWELRVHGLVEREVRLTFQDLLDAELIESHVSLTCVSNPVGGNLAGNAKWLGLPIREVLRMAGPKDGADMVLSTSIDGFSASTPLEVLQDDRDAMLAIGMNGEALPLEHGYPVRMVVPGLYGFVSATKWVVDLEVTRFADSKAYWTQRGWSEHGPIKTMARIEVPKSFAQVPAGRVAIGGTAWAQTRGITKVEVQVDDGPWTEATLSDEASLITWRQWSFDWDATPGPHYLKARATDGTGEVQTGKRADPVPDGASGWQSVMVTVQ
- the purD gene encoding phosphoribosylamine--glycine ligase: MKVLVIGPGGREHAIVRSLLADPNVSEVHAAPGNAGISKLVPTHAIDANDPDAVAALATRLSVDLVVVGPEAPLAAGVSDAVRDAGILVFGPSQAAAQLEASKAFAKEVMAEAGVPTAMARVAGTAEEAADALDTFGAPYVVKDDGLAAGKGVVVTNSRDEALAHAQSCFDAGGTVVIEEFLDGPEVSVFVLCDGSNTVALSPAQDFKRIYDNDEGPNTGGMGAYTPLEWAPEGLVQEVLDRIAQPTVNQMAHRGTPFVGVLFVGLALTARGTRVIEFNVRFGDPETQAVLARLKTPLGGLLMAAAKGELDKVQPLRWSKDSAVAVVVAAENYPAAPRTGDRIRGLKKVEAIEGVHVIHAGTKLDAEGKVVSAGGRVLAVVALGTDLVEARERAYDGVELVQLEGGQFRTDIAGKAARGEIKVKTAGVPAATKAKA
- a CDS encoding phosphoribosylaminoimidazolesuccinocarboxamide synthase, translating into MTGSDSSLSGDAPKGLDTATLELPGWKHVYSGKVRDLYVPADEAITERMGRDCVLVVASDRISAFDHVLASEIPDKGRILTQLSLWWFDQLGVEHHVLASTVDGGVPAAVEGRAMICKKLDMFPVECIARGYLTGSGLAEYRQTRTVCSIALPEGLVDGSRLDPAIFTPSAKAEVGEHDENITYDAVVQMVGDDVAARLRELTLEIYTKAEATARGRGIILADTKVEFGVDAATGAITLGDEVLTPDSSRFWDAATYEPGQAQPSYDKQYVRDWLTSAASGWDKSSDVPPPPLPADVVARTRSRYVEAYEKLTGRTFV
- a CDS encoding helix-turn-helix domain-containing protein, whose product is MGNGFGEKLRAERLDRGLTQAELGKDLYSPSYISLLETGRREPTADVIEELAHRLELAPKALEAWSQPVSVSDAEYVLAGLYARQAWDLRDYPVAATHAAAAARIAQDAKNTSAWWNMTYMQAECLIKQGLWQECKNVVQHLLDHPMAAESAGLGVRAQQMLAAAAQGQGQLTTAVSHAQEAVRLCAGLPQDSTMIIGALRALIGALAESGRLDEAWEYCQDMNERMNEHSMTQLAGEVAWVIGNVAFMRHDYAEGVKYHERAARLLSPANDIDLWARFNKASAAVRLSSGIVEPETLSSIERAELALSIVGGTRTDELEVAFIRARWLYLTGDIVAAVQKLREIHAERDALAQHTAGEVSLLLGKALKAAGEASDALVYLEEAQKEFSAAGASDRVQQAMDAVLEIRLAQRRAAAAASAEA
- a CDS encoding ABC transporter ATP-binding protein, giving the protein MSSATFGTANEDNAHLSKSESRTVRRRSLALLRSLIRPVLRRFWLTIAAVVLSQAARAAGPALIAFGIDRALPALRAGDSLPLALTGASYLAAALATAGLTALYVTSTAKLSQAMLLDLRVRVFRQTQRLSLEFHEKYTSGRIIARQTSDLEALRELLDSGVSSLASGLLFMVFTAATVFALDWRSGLLVLAAGVPMYFLARWYQNHSQIVFRESRVVSARLIVHFVETMTGIRAVKAFRKERENSARYSELADDYRKVTVRSINLNGIFQPGLVLIGNVCVAVVLLFGGFRVLGGELAVGVLLALILSTKRFFQPVDQMAMFYNSFQSAQAALEKVSGLLEEIPTVRPPENPVALRDAKGTIDFSGVEFRYGDGPVVIPTLDLHIPAGQTVALVGQTGAGKSTLAKLIARFYDVTSGSLSLDGVDLRQLATADLRRNIVMVTQEAFLFSGSVADNIALGRPEASRQEIEDAARAVGAHEFIQELPEGYDTDVNKRGGRVSAGQRQLISFARAFLARPAVLILDEATSSLDIPSERLVQNGLARLLQGNGSHDGRTALIIAHRLSTVETAARVLVVHDGRVVEDGTPEQLIGGCGRFARLHGAWRDSLV